AGGTTCTTCTTCCAGATCGTCAGGATAAACAGCAGGAGTAGGGTTGGTTTTGGTTGAGTTAAGCGATTCTGTATGTTTTTTCAACGCCTCTATAAACTCTTCCAGTGTCGCAAAACGTTGTGCCGGGTCTTTTGCTAAAGACTTTTGCAGTATGTTTGTCAACCCAGCACTAGTGTTTTTCAGAGGCAAAGGAGTTTGAATAATATCTTTTTGTAGTTGAGCAAGTGTTTTTCCTTCGTAAGGTTGATTGCCATGCAACATAAAGTGAAAAATCACTGCCAATGCGTATACATCACTTGCTTGGTTAGTGGCTTGTCCACGGGCTTGTTCAGGGCTGATATAAGCTGCCAATTCTACATTCTGTAGTTTTAAATTTTCGGTTAAAAAAACATTGCTCAAAGCTGATGCTAGCAATTTTACTTCTTGGTCTTGAGACACAAAAATATGATTGGGGCTGATAGCACCATTGATCAATTGGTTTTGGTGTGCATACTGGTAGGCTTCCAGTATTTTCATAAACAGAGTTATTGCCTCTGTTTCTTTCATTGCACCCTGGCGATAAATATGGTGAGTAAGCGAATAGTCTTCCAGATACTCATATATTAGGTAAAGATCATCGCCTTGCTCCAGGCAATCATACAAAGTGGCAATATAGGGGTGTTGTACAGCGGCAAGTTTTTTTACTTCTTCCATAAAAGAAGCCTTTGCCTCAGGGTTATAGTCCAGTAATGGGTTAAGGGTTTTAATCAAGACTTTTTTGGGAAACTGAATGTGTGTACCCACGTAAGAACGAAAGACCTGATTCTCCTGGACTAATTCTTCTATGCGGTAGTTTAATATGTTGTTGTTATTATTCTCGCCCATTACATTTTGGTTTAAAAGCAAAAATACAACTTATTTTTATAACGCTGACTTTTAGCTTTCTAAATTTTACTTGGTAGAAGTAAATTGGATACTTCTCTGTTTATTGTTTTAATTTTGCTGATTCTTCGGCAATGGTTTTCTGTGCTTTTTGTTTCAAGTCATCTAGTTTATCTATCACCTTTTTGGGATTTTCTTTAGGTACAATTAACTTCTTAATATTCTTTGTTTCAATTTCATCGGCAGACTTTAGCCCGTTTACCTCCAGTATCCACTCAAGTTTTGAGCCCTGCTCTTCGGCCAACTTTTTTAAGTCCTTGGTTTTTTCTGTTACCTGCACCGTGATGTGGTTAAACTTATTACGTAAACTGTCTAATTTAAGTAAAGTATTGTTCAAGGATTTTTGGGTAGAATTAATGAAATCCTGGGCATCTTTTATCCGCTTTTTTGCTGCATTGTATTTGTTTTTGGCGTTGTTAATAGTTTCTTCCCCATCTTGCCACAGCCTCTTTGTTTTGTCTACAATACCTGTATTTATAATGCCCTCTTTCACAGCGTATTTATATAACCATTGAGCTCCATAGAACACCACTATTACCAATACCAGCCTGCCCAATACCTGCATAATAGGAGAGTCTATGTCTAGCCTAAAGCCTGATCCTCTGTTGCGGCGTTTTCGTGCACCACGACTATCTTGATAGTCTTCCTCGTCATCTTCATCACGATCGTAGTCACGTTTAGCGTGAGGTCCTTTTCCTTTTGGACTAGGTGTTTTTGGAGTAGGAGGGTAGGTTTCTGGTTCAGGTGATGGTATAAAGTCAGAAGATGTACCTTGCGATATATCTTCTGGTGAAAAATCATTAAATCCAGCGTTTATATCATCGGCAGAAGATGTATCAGAAAAATCACTGGTAGGTGGTGGGTTATTAATAAGCGTACCGCCTAATACACTCTTTTGCTCACCTGAGTTAAATTTATGCTTTTCAGGCAAGTTATAAAACTCAATTAATTGTACAGTAGTATTGTCATAACCTCCCAGGTTGTTTGCCATCTGTACCAGTTTTATAGCCTTGTGCTCTACATCTATCGGAGAGTTAAGTGTACCTTCTATACTTTTGTCGTGCACCAAGCCATTGAGCCCGTCGGTACAAAGTAAAAATATATCGTTTTTGTTAGGTATAATAGGCGAAAAAGACACTTCTACTTCTGTTACAGGTTGGGTACCCAATGCTCGTAACAATTCGTTGCGACGGGGGTGAGTTTCAGCTTCTTCATCACTTATTACCCCCTGGTCTACCAAAGCTTGCACAAACGAATGGTCTTTAGTTACCCTGGATATGCCGCCTTGGTTTAAACGATAAAGGCGACTGTCGCCTACATGCCCATAGTATACCTGATCATTACGCACCAACATTAACACACAAGTGGTGCCCATTCCTTGCATTCCGGGGGCTTTCTGAGCTGCTTGAAAAATCTGTTGGTTAGCATATTGTATTGCCTGACTGATAGCTTCTATGGGATTAGGGTAGTATTGGTGTTGAAAAAAGGTTTTGATGCTGTTTACAGCCATCCGCGAAGCTGTAGAGCCTCCAGCAGCGCCGCCCATGCCATCACACACCACAAAAACATATCCATTGGAGGTTTCATAATACCCCATAGAATCTTCGTTTTGCTTTCGTACATGCCCTATATCGGTATGGCTACCAAAATGAAAGTTTTTCATATCGTTATAACGTTCCTTCCATCTGTTTAAATATGAAATTTAAGGTTTGCCGCACCTAATTTAATCATATCTCCAGATTTTAAAATTGTTCTTGACACCCGTGAGCCATTTACAAAAGTACCGTTGGTACTGCCCAGGTCGGTGAGGTAAAAACTACCTTTTTCTATGGTAATGGTAGCGTGTTGTCCTGATACTGTTTGAGTAGGTATGGTGATGTCATTGTCTTCTGAGCGTCCAATAAACATTTTAGGTTTATTGAGCGAAAAGCTATGACTAAAGCTCCCCGCCGAAACCATCAAGGTGGGTGCACCACCGCCACCAGAGATAACGGTACGTTTCATGTCGAACTTAGGGTCAACCGGGGTTGGCTGATGGTTTTGTGCGTTGAGTTGCTGAGCCCTTACTTGTTCCTGCAAGCGAATGTTTTGTTCTTCAAGCGATTTAAGGCGTTGGTCAGTTGCGGCACTTTGTTTGGCTGATTCCTCCTGTTGTTTTCTAATCATTGCCTCCTGTTTTTGGCGTTGAGCAGCTTCAGCCGCCATTCTTGCCTGTTCAGCGGCTTCAGCTTCTTCTTCGGCTGCAATGCGTTCTTCTTCGGCACGTCGCACATTGCGGCTGTGCACAAACCACACCAATATGCCCAGCAAAGCGCCTGCTGCAATGATGATAAAAATACCGTACTTACGGAAAAAATTACCACCCGTATTTGGGCGCAAAGGTGAAAAGTAAGTGACCCGTTTGCTCTCGTTTTTATAGCGAATTTCAAAGCTATGTTCGTTTCCGTCAGCTGCTGCTTCAGTGTCAAAGGTAAGCATTACGTTAATGCCTTGGTTTTCTATGATCTCTTCCCTGATAGAGAAAAAATCGCTGATGGCGCGTTGAATTTCGCTGGAAGTTTTCACTATTCTACTTCTTTCACCTTTGGGTATCCCTTCAAATTCTACAGTAGTACTAATGCGACTTAAGTCATCGGGAGGCTTGTTGTCTAATTGGTAAGTAACCGAATAGACAGGAATTTTAAAGTGATTAGCCCTTTTGATGCATTCAGTAGAACTGAATGAGCTTCCTTTGTTTTTACCTGCCGACAATACCATCAATATTTTTTGCCCTTCCAACTCGGTTTCATCCAGTACCTCAAGAGCATGATAAATAGAGGCGTGTACTTTAGATACAGGAGTACTGCTGGTATCTTGGTGGGCTACAATCTTATCTTGGATTGCTTCAGTAAAGTATGCAAAGTTATTGGTGAAGTCTGGCGACAAATAAGAGAGTTTGTCACTATCAGAAAAGTAGGCAATTTGAATTTTATCGTCAGGTGTAAGTACCCCCAGGCTATTGGTCAGGGCACGCTTTACACTAGCAATAGGGTTGCCGTTCATTACTGCTGATGCGTCTATCAAAAACAGGATCGCCCGATTTTTCTTTTTAGCAGCACTATCTTTTTTTTCGGGAGCTGCCAGGTTAAAAGAAATAGGTTCGGTAGGGTTTTTCTCATCTAATACTTTAAAGTCGTCTTTTACGGCTTTATCAGCACCTACCAGTTGTAACTCTACTTTTAACTCAGGAAAAGCCGCAGTATCTATTTTTGTAACATTGATACGTTGAGCATACGATTGCGAACTGAGTAGACCAAAGCCTGCCACTAACCAAAGAAGGCAAGCATACTTCTTAAGCACGTTTTTCATCATTGTAAATTCCATTAGTTAAAAGTTTATTAGGCAATACTTCTGAATTTGAAAATGGTTTCTCCTATACGTATCACATCACCATCTTTGAGCGTACCTTCTTCTACAAATATATCATTGATAAAGGTTCCATTGGTAGAAAACTCATCCCTGAATTTGAAGTGCCCCATGCGGTGTAATATGGTCAAGTGTTTACCTGATACTGCCTGATCGCCTGAAATACTAATGTCACAAGCACCATCGGCACCTATAATATTGCGTCCTTCATATAATTTAAAATCTACCCCATTTTCGTCTATAGTAAAAGACACCAACCAGCCTACCATTTTACGTCCCTGTTGCTGGGGTACTTGTGGAAAGTTGGGTTGTGGGTCAAATCCTCCGCCTCCACCAAAAATCTGAGTGCGACTTAAATCTCCCCCTCCACCGCCAGAGTTGCCAAAAATCTCGGTTTGAGGCGAGCCTCCTCCAAACATACCTCCTCCTCCGCCAGTGTCAAGCTTGGTTTTGTCTAAACCACCAAAGCCACCCCCTTGGCCAGGATTAAAGTCGCTGTCATCGTCAAAACCCTGATTGCCCATGTTAGGCATAGAAGGAGGCATTTCCTGAACATTGCCGCCACCCTGTCCATCTTCGCAATAGGGGCATTCGTCAAGGTTAGATGGAAAAAAGTAGCCGTTATCGCAGCCACAAGGTTTAAATTCGCTCATAGTTTTAAATCATTAATTGGTCTTTGATTGCGTAGGTGTTATCTAGTACTCTGGACACTACATAAGTAAAGCGCTATTTCACGCCTTTTGTTCACTAGCTTCTCTTAAAAACCGATAGCTACAGCTTCGCTGTGCTGAGCTCTGCCACAGGCTAAATATCCCATAGCTACGGCTTAGTTCCCTGCGGGATAAATTTTGAAGATCGTCAGTAACCAAAACCGAGCTTTTCGCGAGCTCAACGTAGTTAATCCATCAAAATTTCTACTTTACCTACTTAGAAGCCAGAGTACTAGTGCATTAGGGATTAAATAAGTCGCCAAATAATATGTGAGTAACTTAGTCCCTGATGCACTAGTAGCAAGCTTCAAGCGACAAGCAATGAAGTCTTATTTATTTTTAACCTCTTTGCAAAGCAATAAAAATAGACACTTTTTATACTATGTATACTTGAAGCTTGTTGCTAGATGCTTGTAACTAAATATAATTCAAATTAATTGAAAAAATCAGATTTTAAAAGCTTTCAATTGTTTTAGGTAGTTTAGGCAAAGTTCAAGGCTCATTTAAATTTTGTCTTGGCAGTGAGGTATTGTGGGTTAGATCGCTATCAGCTTTTACCATTGATGCTAAAATTCATCTTTACCACCTAACTCTAGTGCGTCTTTTTTTACCTTATTGGCAAGGCTTATTTTATAGTTTTGTAGGTTGACTTGCACATTGAGGTCAAAAGCGCCCACCATTTGAGCTGCCAGAATACCCGCATTTTTGGCAGCGTTGAGCGCCACTGTAGCCACTGGTACACCATTGGGCATTTGCAAAATTGACAAGATAGAGTCCCAACCATCTATAGAGTTGCTTGATTTTACAGGTACACCAATCACGGGCAAGGTAGTCATAGAGGCCACCATGCCAGGCAAGTGAGCAGCTCCACCAGCCCCAGCTATAATAGCTTTAAGCCCTCTTTTTTGAGCACTTTCGGCATAGTTTACCATACGGTGAGGGGTACGGTGTGCCGATACAATGGTTATTTCATAAGCCACACCCAGTTCTTTGAGTATATCGGCTGCGTCTTGCATCACGGGCAGGTCTGACTTGCTGCCCATAATGATACCTATTTGAGGAGTAGTAGTTTCGCTCATTTTGTTTGTTTAAAATAATGCAAGTTGTAAGGCATCAATGCTTGTTTGACTCTTTCATATCCAGTGTGTTTTGTAGCAAACTTATGGTCAGGTTACCTCTACAGCTAAGTTATAAGCTTGTTTTTGAGTGAGACTTCAAAGGAATCATCAAGTGTAGATTTTTCCCATTGGTTAACCTTGACGCTTGCTTAAAGCCTGTCTTTTGAATTGAAAATTACTTTTTTAG
This is a stretch of genomic DNA from Microscilla marina ATCC 23134. It encodes these proteins:
- the purE gene encoding 5-(carboxyamino)imidazole ribonucleotide mutase; the encoded protein is MSETTTPQIGIIMGSKSDLPVMQDAADILKELGVAYEITIVSAHRTPHRMVNYAESAQKRGLKAIIAGAGGAAHLPGMVASMTTLPVIGVPVKSSNSIDGWDSILSILQMPNGVPVATVALNAAKNAGILAAQMVGAFDLNVQVNLQNYKISLANKVKKDALELGGKDEF
- a CDS encoding FHA domain-containing protein, producing MMKNVLKKYACLLWLVAGFGLLSSQSYAQRINVTKIDTAAFPELKVELQLVGADKAVKDDFKVLDEKNPTEPISFNLAAPEKKDSAAKKKNRAILFLIDASAVMNGNPIASVKRALTNSLGVLTPDDKIQIAYFSDSDKLSYLSPDFTNNFAYFTEAIQDKIVAHQDTSSTPVSKVHASIYHALEVLDETELEGQKILMVLSAGKNKGSSFSSTECIKRANHFKIPVYSVTYQLDNKPPDDLSRISTTVEFEGIPKGERSRIVKTSSEIQRAISDFFSIREEIIENQGINVMLTFDTEAAADGNEHSFEIRYKNESKRVTYFSPLRPNTGGNFFRKYGIFIIIAAGALLGILVWFVHSRNVRRAEEERIAAEEEAEAAEQARMAAEAAQRQKQEAMIRKQQEESAKQSAATDQRLKSLEEQNIRLQEQVRAQQLNAQNHQPTPVDPKFDMKRTVISGGGGAPTLMVSAGSFSHSFSLNKPKMFIGRSEDNDITIPTQTVSGQHATITIEKGSFYLTDLGSTNGTFVNGSRVSRTILKSGDMIKLGAANLKFHI
- a CDS encoding FHA domain-containing protein gives rise to the protein MSEFKPCGCDNGYFFPSNLDECPYCEDGQGGGNVQEMPPSMPNMGNQGFDDDSDFNPGQGGGFGGLDKTKLDTGGGGGMFGGGSPQTEIFGNSGGGGGDLSRTQIFGGGGGFDPQPNFPQVPQQQGRKMVGWLVSFTIDENGVDFKLYEGRNIIGADGACDISISGDQAVSGKHLTILHRMGHFKFRDEFSTNGTFINDIFVEEGTLKDGDVIRIGETIFKFRSIA
- a CDS encoding protein kinase domain-containing protein, producing MGENNNNNILNYRIEELVQENQVFRSYVGTHIQFPKKVLIKTLNPLLDYNPEAKASFMEEVKKLAAVQHPYIATLYDCLEQGDDLYLIYEYLEDYSLTHHIYRQGAMKETEAITLFMKILEAYQYAHQNQLINGAISPNHIFVSQDQEVKLLASALSNVFLTENLKLQNVELAAYISPEQARGQATNQASDVYALAVIFHFMLHGNQPYEGKTLAQLQKDIIQTPLPLKNTSAGLTNILQKSLAKDPAQRFATLEEFIEALKKHTESLNSTKTNPTPAVYPDDLEEEPEVYAEDVKVVNLPLYILIGLVGVMLIYNYAKDNTKKFVNTAVVFNIQDTSSIRSMQDSIKRANKAQRVSDSIRRMTMGKANDSTKVFIHKAGYGETLEWLAKRYYVPLETLEKMNDIKRTDKIRPRTGLKILVRDIYKLKANENIYHVSRKYRINPKIILYANGISLANAKRQYDEQGMLIEEEKPIYEGKELVIPLNAPRY
- a CDS encoding Stp1/IreP family PP2C-type Ser/Thr phosphatase; the protein is MKNFHFGSHTDIGHVRKQNEDSMGYYETSNGYVFVVCDGMGGAAGGSTASRMAVNSIKTFFQHQYYPNPIEAISQAIQYANQQIFQAAQKAPGMQGMGTTCVLMLVRNDQVYYGHVGDSRLYRLNQGGISRVTKDHSFVQALVDQGVISDEEAETHPRRNELLRALGTQPVTEVEVSFSPIIPNKNDIFLLCTDGLNGLVHDKSIEGTLNSPIDVEHKAIKLVQMANNLGGYDNTTVQLIEFYNLPEKHKFNSGEQKSVLGGTLINNPPPTSDFSDTSSADDINAGFNDFSPEDISQGTSSDFIPSPEPETYPPTPKTPSPKGKGPHAKRDYDRDEDDEEDYQDSRGARKRRNRGSGFRLDIDSPIMQVLGRLVLVIVVFYGAQWLYKYAVKEGIINTGIVDKTKRLWQDGEETINNAKNKYNAAKKRIKDAQDFINSTQKSLNNTLLKLDSLRNKFNHITVQVTEKTKDLKKLAEEQGSKLEWILEVNGLKSADEIETKNIKKLIVPKENPKKVIDKLDDLKQKAQKTIAEESAKLKQ